Below is a window of Leptidea sinapis chromosome 4, ilLepSina1.1, whole genome shotgun sequence DNA.
GAGCGCGACCGCGAGCGGCTGCGAGAGTAGTACGAGCGGCTGGCGTCCGAGCGGGAGCGGGAGCGCGGGGAGCCCGAGCGCCGGCGGCGGGAGGCGGGCGAGCCGCTGGCGCTGGAGCCCGAGCGGGAGCGGGAGCCCGAGCGGGAGCGGTACTTGCGGGGCCGCGACCTGGGCGGACAGGCAGGCAGCGCTGTTATATTCGTGGCACACTACTGCGATTCAGgcttaatatatattaacatagAAGCATGAACATGATTATTAAGTAGAGCGAGTTGAGAAAAAATATTCAGAATAAAAGTTAACCAcgagtaattataaaattatactatACGTAACATTTTTTGCgtcacgtattttttttttattttagtaaaataactTAGCCTGTCAAAAATACCGCTTACGAATTCTGTGGGTACTGATGCTGAAATTAAGAATCAAAAACAtgcataaaatttataatatgatctcTACCTGCTGCGAGATCTTTTATGAGATTGTCTGTCGTCAGAAGAATTGGAGGCGCTCCGTCGGCGATGCGACGGCGGCGAGCGGGGCCTCCTGGCGGTGGGTGACGGAGGTTTGATTCTTGTCACAAACTGTTCGGGTCGAGTCTCGCCGACTGAAACTGGCGTTTCTCCCTCCTTAGCTAACCGGAAGGAACCGAACTTGTCGAGTACAATATTTCCTTTCCGAACAggctgtaaaaaaatatttattgattagtGCCctgttttaattgaaacctaatTTATTGTCTggtgactgtctataaccaagttgatatttatatatcacgaacagctctcttttgcaaagcaaacactatatgaatgtcagcagcatgacccagTAAAATACcatacgtcatgatgctgtggaacttactgaagtacactaatccaGTGCTAGCGACATTCATGCAAGCTATAAAGTCTTTTCACTAACATATCTATAAGAGTCCTATGGTCCGGCCGTACAAAATTTGACCATGTATTTAGGCTATAAAACGCGTTAAGATATCGGCGGCTTTTATTTGATGGCGTAGTACACGTGCCGGCAGTATTTCTTTGACGGTCGCGGGCAGCGCTATTGAAAGGCAAGGTCGAACTTCGTACGGCGTAGGGTAAGGACATCTTCTATCGATAATCAGCTTTCTTAAAGGAAGTTGTAATCGATAAACAATAAGTTGTTTAAgtttatcttaaaattattctGTAATGATTGTTGTAAAAATACTAAActggattttaaaactaaacagcTTCGTTAACAATtacgttaaaaatattaaaatattcgaaTAACAACAAAATACTTGTTTTTAATGCTTTGTTTAGGATGTTGGttagtaataattgtaaataaatgatCGATAAACTAGAATTGTGGGGTTTGCCCTATTTACGCCTTTATTTTTTTCGCCATTTTAATGTTTGTTGATTCAAGAATCCGTTTTCCGCTAGTTTCCGGGACGTGTGTCCGATCTGTCAGGGTCCGTGAATCCAAGTGGGTGCCTTACGAAGGGCGCGATTGGTTTGATTGAATGTATTTAAATTCCAATGAaatgtttaaatcaattttcatttctAGGCTAATTTTTAAGAGCTTGTTTACGAGAAGAGAAGTAACAGCCGGTTTGGCGCTCGTGTACTACGCTGTCGCTCCTCGGGGTCAAAGTACGTTGTCTAAACGGACTGTTTTCtttttctaattcaattttgatatttattttctttgaaaatttcatttttataatttagggattttaattaattaattaattcgacTATACTTCTGTGGACCAGTATGACTTGTGTTTTCATTTATCTGATATAACATATACTGACGGGTGCGTGCGGTGCGTGCGGCGCGTGCGGCGGGTCGACGCCGGGCGGGTCGGGCTCGCGGCTCTTGGGCGGCGGGCCGGCGGGCAGCGGCGGCGGCTCCTTCATGGCCATGGCGCGACGGACCGACACGTGCTTGTCGCCGGGAGACGCCTGCGGACGGGGCACTGCTGATGACACATCACTACCACGGACTAGCAAAAAGAAACTCCGCGTGTGCGGTTAAGGGGTTACACAATTTtgctcccttaaataatcatatatccacaaatacttttatgttatagtttttatctacacccatgctttaaatcctctattaaagattctgaaacagttagcttattgccaacattaaaacacccaatgtcctgaTAACCATTACATAATCCAAAAGAATGTTGTAAtgctgtactgaatttcataacaacactcttatgttttttttattccctTCATTGCTCAATGCGCGGTATCTGTATGAATATCAAAACAAGAACATTTTCGTTACAACACTACCAGAatgtcgcgcgccgtaaaaaaaaaataggttattcgaatccccgccatttttcttcgatatttttattgttttgtttacaaaaaatgaacgaatcattttaaacgctgcaaaaatacattatattcgagtgaattttaattattgcactatacaaaatgtaaattactactataataaataattgtttcattcatacttattttaattgtatataatcaataatgaatgatattaggctaCTACTAGaacgagtgttttaatattaacagtaagctaactgttccagaatcttctaaaggattcatattctaaatgtagataaagtcttgtatgcaactgttgataattaggtattaaaacactcatgtaatactattatcacataatCCACATTCGTGCTACAAAAAACTGctgacattttttttgcaataatattttaaataataccttTGGATGATCATGCGAGTCATCTGAACTGTCCTCGAATGCATAGCGATCTTTATATCCCTTCGGCACTGGGGTCTCCTTTTTCTTCACCCTACTAAAATACCATATGTTAACCATATAAATTCAATTCTTTAATTGTTCATTTctaatttattaagtataacaAAAATAGGAAATCTAGATAAAATATTCTTGtcacacaatatattttaatgctaAAAAATTTACGTATTAATTATTGAAGATAGAAGAGTTGAAGTTATCAGCACACTAGATGAATCTGAGAATTCTTATTATGCCAGCTTCAAATGTTTTGTTACTTCCCATCCATCACGTGTTTCTTGCTGAGtctatttttcaaatataagaaaCCCACACCCCAAATCTGACAGACAGCTAAGCTGATTGTTTATCACTTAATCACTAGACCTTGCCATACCCTTCAGTGTTTTAATATTTGCCCTTAACTAAATTTAGTGCTTTGCATTTAGGTAAAAATTTCGATCAACAGCAAAAATCCGTGAGGGTTAGTAGTAAATGAATGGGaagtaacaaaaaattaaagttgCTGGCACACTGCTAACCTTTTACCAAATAGAATAATAaggaaaatattgtaataagatATATACTCACGGCTCTTTAACTGCCCCCATAGTCATCTTCCACTTAGGTTTTTCCAAGGGTGGTGGTGGCTCTTGGTCAATAGGACTTATAGAATTTCTGTCACGTTTACCCAAAACTTCCTTTTCAACCATGGAATGATATGCATTCAGTTTCGATTCTAGTTCTTCAAGGCCGTGCATTTCATGTTCTATCATGCGACTGAAATaacgtttttaaataaatattctatattcCTAACCaaacaacaaatatataattatcaattatGCCATTAAATCATACAAACCTCTTTTCACTATGTTTTCTATCATATTCGCCTTCAGAACTTAAGTCACGCTTTTTGGCCTTCAGCTCCTTCCTGTAaattaatcattaaaactatttcaCATACATAACATGgcatacatacataatttacTATGAATAACTttagaattaataattttttattgttgaaGAATGAGTCAATACTcagcaaattattatttaaaatcagttaaattttttcataaatgtcACATACCTGATGGCATCTCTTAATTTCTTATCACCAATGTTATCTAGATCTCGAATACTATATTCGGAGTTATTTGTCATTCTGGAGAGTTTTTGTTTTCTCTTCTCCTCCCTTTCTTGCTCCTTGCGTTTCCGTTTCGATTCTTTCTTCTTTTTCCTTCGAACAACAGAGTTTTTGTTATCAACAATAATTAACAACTAGTAAATAACTAGTCTGGCCTTAAATAATGCTACTATTTGAACACTTCTAATTTCTATTTTTGAACTTAAATTTGGAATGTGTTTATTATGTTAGAAACTTCGATAATTTCCCACCACtacatatttcttttttatggtaaaTATTAAACAATGGAATGGATGTTAAAGAAAAGATAATTGTTGTGATTGAAGTACAGAACAAAGCGGGTATGGAATAATGATAGGTTCCACACATCAAAACTTAGGAATCTGTCTTATATTACAACTACTGATAAATATCTTTAATCCTATGAAGAATCCATCACAGCCCATAAAAGATTGAGTCGGCCGCTTGCTATAAGAACTAAAAAGGCTGGTAACCTTCAAACAGGCACGCGGTGTCTCGACCACACTTAAAACATTTTCGTTAATTACTTCTACAAATTCTGTCACAGCTCTTTCTCGTCTCAAATAACCTCTATTAAGTTCAAGAGCTAAGAATCAAAAGACTAGTAACTTGTGAAAGTGTTGCGATACATCTTCACAAATACGCTTAAAATTATGTACCTTGTTCTTTCAACATTGTACCATGTGTTACAAGGAAAGAATTACCCTAGCTTGGCAAGTCAACCTTCCAGACTTAATAACGAGAATGGCCCTCGTGTCGCCCTAACCTGAACTCCTTGAACAACAAAGTTTGGTTAGTTTTAGATGACATGGCCTAATCTAAGTAACGAAATTTCCCATGGAAACAGTGCGTAAATCCATAGAATCGTATGGGCAGTCAGTCATTAGTCATTACTGAGACAAAtaattacacatattataagTTTGATGAAGattatgtcataaaaaacaatgtGCGTAACAGAACATAATATGGCCAGACTAGTAGGCGTGGCTTCTGCGATGTCATCTCTTTTACGGCTATTGTTGGCCAGAGTAGTAGGCGTGGCTTCTGCGATGTCATCACTTTTACGGctattgttttacttattttGACACTTATTcttacattatcaaaaataaaggTGGCATACTAACTtatctttctttttcttctttttcttttcatGCTCAGCTGTGGGTTGTGGTTGTTGTCCTAGTTCTTGCATCTTACGATTCCTCTTGTACTGTGCAGTCTCTTCAAGGAAATTACGTACTTTATCTTCATAATCAGAGTCCTCTTTCGTCATGTCCAGGAATTTACGAACCTGGATTTGataataagttataaaaaatcctgtgatttttaaaatgtattaataaataagctcAATAGTATTAAATTGATTGCTGATCACAATAACTGTACACAGATAGGTTTGGGATTTAAatgtacaatttaaaaaaaaatagttcctatctaaattttaaaattacattcaTAGTGTTCTTTTCTGAATGAGTTATCCACGCCTATGTCTAGGTGTATAGTGTCACCACACATATGGTATGAAGTTCTATTACCATTTAATCCAATCCTTCATCAGTTGCGTTATAGTAGAATTGTCCAATGTGATGTTGAGGAAAATGGATAAAATATAGATTATGTGTTGTAAGTAAAGAAATAGTTTTCAGGTTATTCCATTTATCCACCCTATGGTATACTCAGAGTTCTGTTCCTCTATCCAcagactttatttatatatttccttCTACTTTACTCCTTCAAGTAGGTACATCCTCACGtggtatacaaatattattgtcTAGCACATTACACAATGcatatacagtttttttttaactggaACAGTATAGAGATGATATAAGGGAGCCATTCTAAGGACCTTTTTAGAAGGAAGTATTTTAATTTGCAAAAACAATCTTGGCATAGTCAATTTCTTAGTCAAATGTGAATTtaacctaaaaataaaaatgaaacatttacaaaaaatattcactTCAAACATgcaattacattaaaataagtaggtaatctaaaaactaaaattataatgtctCTACAACATTTTAAACTGGGTGCCAAGTTAGCAAACAAAAAGATACCTAAAGTCAtgtttaaaacacaaatagcAATAGGTGTGagatagtaatttaaaaaaagtatatctGATGATGACAATAATTTACTCAGAGATTCTAT
It encodes the following:
- the LOC126979969 gene encoding serine/arginine repetitive matrix protein 2-like, with product MVRKFLDMTKEDSDYEDKVRNFLEETAQYKRNRKMQELGQQPQPTAEHEKKKKKKKDKKKKKESKRKRKEQEREEKRKQKLSRMTNNSEYSIRDLDNIGDKKLRDAIRKELKAKKRDLSSEGEYDRKHSEKSRMIEHEMHGLEELESKLNAYHSMVEKEVLGKRDRNSISPIDQEPPPPLEKPKWKMTMGAVKEPRVKKKETPVPKGYKDRYAFEDSSDDSHDHPKASPGDKHVSVRRAMAMKEPPPLPAGPPPKSREPDPPGVDPPHAPHAPHAPPVRKGNIVLDKFGSFRLAKEGETPVSVGETRPEQFVTRIKPPSPTARRPRSPPSHRRRSASNSSDDRQSHKRSRSRSRPRKYRSRSGSRSRSGSSASGSPASRRRRSGSPRSRSRSDASRSYYSRSRSRSRSGSRFRRFNRRGNWRGRGFERGTYYRPRFQYNGQRGRGRGDFRRDDNRRFPYEWRDNRSRGGRPFRPRRGGGGRGRPFRGGFRDFRDRRMARYSRSRSPDRTRRSRSYSPERRDKDRDSYSRYSERDSHRSEGEYEEERYVDRKEYDGKWADGNEPERNHTEEQPEEPPPPNKE